AATGCTCAGTTTAGAGATAATCATAATACCTGTTTTTCCTTTTCAGCAGCTCCACCATTTACTTTTTGCTCATGCTCATCCTTCCAAGTCCCCTCTTTCTCACAAATGATCTCCTCTTGCCTCTTCAAAGCAACAACCTCTTGATATGCATGCTACTTCAATTCTATTACTGTAAAATAATGGAAGAGTAGGTTGGTGATAGTATTCCTATAATAATAAGGTACATAACGACCAATAtgtatacaactatgtacacattaagaatctatatgtgtacaattatgtacatatTAAGAAagaacaggtgtacaactatgtacacattaaaaatcaacatgtgtacaactatgtacacatgtaatCAAAAAAAATATACCCAAATGATAGGATCATTTTCATGTTTCCCTCAACCATCAATCAACAAGCAACCTATAACGTAATATCGCAACAACAAATAATACAAACCAACATGAAAACCTTATTCCAAGTTCCCCTACCCTTAGACTAACAAGGAGATGAGTAATAGCATATTATATTTGTAGCCCAAAAGTTTCAAAGTTGTCTTGATTGGAATGAAGTAAGTCATATACAGGAGCACAAATGTTGATAAATAGATAGGCCACATAAAATGAATTAGCCACTCAAAATTGAGATTAAGTACTGTGAGTTACCCATTTAATTTGATCATAACTAGCCAGTTTAGCAGCATTTATAATGGCATTTCGTCTGCATTTATCTCAAAGCCATTCCAAAGAGCTTTAATTCTTCCCTAAATATTGGGATCAAATTTAGTAAAAGTGAATACACAGATAAAAAGATACAAGAGATAAAATAATATCTTGAAACATAACCTTCTTAACAGTCCAAAATAATGTCTTGCTCCAAAGTAACGCTCCACATGTGTACtagtttgtacaccctagttatttATGCAAGTATAAGCTTACGGAGTCATTATTTCACAAGTATATTAGTTAGTACGCCCTAGTTATTTATGCACGCACAAGCTCATGAAGTCATTATTTTTCACAAGTGTACTAGTTTGTACACCCTAATTATTTATGCAACCATAAGGTTAAGGAGTCATTATTTTCGCATGTGTACTAGTTTGTACACTCTAGTCTTGCATATATAAGCTTATGGAGTCACAAACTTCACATGTGTACTAGTTTGTACACCCTAATTATTTATGCAGGCATAAGCTTATATAGTCATTATTTTCACATGTGTACTAGTTCGTACACACACCTATAAAACATGCATGAAGTTGTTCTTTCGTAACTActtttttcatggaaaatacatCGGTGCACAAGCATGTACACATCTAAAAAATATGCATGAAATCAAGTATTTGGGCCAATGAACAGGCTACTTCTTAGATGATATTTTCTATGTTATTGCATTTTATGAATGGAAATATTTTGAATATCCAAGGACTCCTAATTGCGCAACAATTCTGAATGTACAACACATTTAAACTACTCAAAAATTGTCCTActcagatgatttttttttttggtgacatATGTTTTTCTGTTGAAGACCCACCATTTTCAAAATGATTTATCGTCACCGTCTATTTGAGGATGCAGGTTTAGAGTGCTCGGAAAAGTGTTATTTAGTTTTTCTACGTAGAATGACAAGAAAATTTAAGATCATAATCAGCTGAACTCAAAAAATTATGCTTCAATAATGcttgaaaaaagaaaatcagaaaATTGGGAACAATAGAGGGAATAATACAAGAGAAGTGGGGAGTTCTAGAAGCATACAAACTACAAGTACAAGCCGGCCTGGATATATGGTTGTACAAACAACAGAGAAAAGTACAAAGCTCCAATAAAAAAGGATCTTATCATCATCACTTGCATAGTTGCATGACAAAATGAAAACCTTAAACTATTTATTTACTTAATCAAATTTCAAGATCATCCACAACTTTATTGACTATTCTATTTTGCTTTGCTTTTCAAAAAGGAAATGGATACTATAAGCTGGTATACACACATATTTTAATGCTATTTCGTAGCCATAATATGTTAAGAAGTTACAGTCAGTTCCACCTGGATCGAATATGGAACTGATGAGTGCCCATGATTGTagttgaagataaagtatgcaagtGTATGACCGAAATGCTAAGATTTTGCACTCACTTTTCTGAAATAAAACTGATGAGCACTAACGGCAGTAACTGAAGACAAAAAACATTGGAGAGAAGACCAAATTGCTAAGTAATGATACTTAATGACCTTAATTTAACATAGAAGATGTCATAATCATGCTAAGAAATTAAACTTTGTTCTAAGTGGAGCTGATGAGCGCCAACAACCATAATTGAAGGCATAAAATGTGAGTTTAGAGACCTAAATGCTAAGAAATTTTACCGATAATCGTAGTTTAAGTACAGAAAGTTACAAAGAAATTTCACTTAGTCCTCTCGGATGGAACTGATGAGCACCAACGGCTGTAGATACACAAAATGCGATCATCAGGGCCGAGGTGCTAGGAAATTGCACACAGGTCCATTGAGATGCAACTGATGAGCGCTAATGGTTGTAGTTAATGCAAATGACATTGGAGCTAGACCAAATTGTTAAGTAATTATACTTAAGGACtataattgaagaaaaaaaatgtcagTGTTGATATCTCAGTTTAACATCAAACAATTCACCTCAATAATCTATCGTCGTAGTAACATTTAGGCCAGATATGCTACTAAAAAATGTCAATTCCACCCACATTTAGTACCACTACAGATAAGATCAGATTCTTAGTGTTACCAAAGCCATATGTAGGGACAAATAGTAGAAATTTGTGTTCATTGTGGCCAGTTCAGTTTTCTATCTCCAAAATGTTTTCGCAATTCTCAATTCAACATTTTCAGTTTGATAAATTATAGAACCAATCAAATAAAGAAGGCATCCAAGACAACTAATAGAAGAAATTTGAGTACCATACCTGTTGTATCTTTCAAAGACGAGAACAATTAACGGACTAGGATGAAAATCAAAACTCTTCCATTCCACAAAAGTAATTTCCTTAAGCCAACCGTCATCAATTTCCCCTTCCCAATCAATCTCTTCGCCATCTTCTCCGACTACATTCTTAATTGGATGATTATCGAAATATTCAGAAGTCCTAGTTCCCCATCCAATTTAAAAAAGACAAATCAAAGTTTTATCATAATCAAAAACCTAAATTCAAAACATCAAATAGAAATAATTCATAAAATAATTAAGTAATCAAGACAGGAAAACAATCAacgttttttttaaataaaattgaatatagtgatcgatcaaaaaaacaaaacatccaAACCCGGCAAAAATCGAACggaaaacaaaattgaaatgaGGGATAATTGAATCAagagtaatcaaagttcaaataCTAACCTGAAAAATGATatataggtgttgatggtggtttttagcttagtgttaatatcgtaaaaccgcacatctgacatgacgtcagtATGAGCATTAGCATGTTTATTGAATCGATCaccatgcctacgtaagaattaccagggtacctttttttttatgtgtcatgttccacggcagaacccttaacattgatcgacgtcatctatgccaaaccctaattctcatgctaccgtgccaaggcataccaaccatgccagccgcaccactgtgccaatggaaaaccatgccatccacatcttcgcgccaaggcatgccaatcatgccagccacatatccgcgccaaggcatgtcaaccatgccagccgcaccactgtgccaatagcaaaccatgccaaccacatctccgcgccaaggcatgccaaccatgccagccgcactactgtgccaatggaaaaccatgccagacacatctccgcgccaagacatgccagccacaccactgttccaatggcaaaccatgccatccacatctccgctccaaggcatgccaaccatgccagccgcaccactatgccaatggaaaaccatgccagccacatctccgaacCAAGGCATGACAGCCATGcccgccgcaccactgtgccaatgaaaaaccatgccagccacatctccgcgccaaggcatgccaaccatgccaaccgtaccactatgccaatggaaaaccatgccagtcacatcttcgcgccaaggcatgccaaccatgcaagccgcaccactgtgccaatggcaaaccatgccagacacatctctacgccaaggtatgccaaccatgccagccacaccactttgctaatggcaaaccatgccagccgcaccattgtgccaatgacaaaccatgtcagccacatctccgcgccaaggcatgccaaccatgccagctgcaccactgtgccaatggcaaccatgccagccacatctccgcgccaaggcatgccaaccatgccagtcgcaccactgtgccaatggaaaaccatgccatccacgtctactgcgtcaaggcatgccaaccatactagccgcaccatgcgccaatggcatgccaaaccctttgcccaccatgccaagccatccgaaCCTTGCCTtcgccccaaccatgctagccgcaccatgcgccaatggcatgccaaacccttggccccaccatgcgccaatggcatgccaaacccttggccccaccatgccaagccgtccgtgccaaacccttggccccactatgccaagccatccgcgccattggccttggccccaccatgctggccttccctatgcagcttccaaaacgaaggcgtgcaacaatcaacggtcacccttccatcctaaatgcaaatcctagccgtccaaggtcgccaaacaacgcatggtaacctttggtccaaaaccctagttttggccacgccaaagcatgccatgccacatgtgacaatggcattccaatcaccttgccgcgccataccatgtcggccttccctatgcggctaccaaaacgaaggtgtgcgacgataaacgaccacccttccatcctagatgcaaatactagccgtccaaggtcgccaaacaacgcatggtaacctttgtcccaaaaccctagttttggccacgccaaaccgtgccaaggcatgccatgccacatgtgccaatgacattccaaccaccttgtcgcgccataccatgcggtcctttcccatgcggctaccaaaacgaaggcgtgcgacgatcaacgaccacccttccatcctagatgcaaatcctagccgtccaaggtcgccaaacaacggatggtaacctttggcccaaaaccctagttttggccacgccaaaccgtgccaaggaatgccatgccacatgtgccaatggcatgccaaccaccttgtcgcgccataccatgccggcctttccatgcggctaccaaaacgaaggagtacaatgatcaacggccacctttccatcctAGATCCAAATCCTATctgtccaaggttgccaaacaatgcatggtaacatttggcccaaaACACTAGTTTtcgccacgccaaaccacgccaaggcatgccatgccacatgtgacaatggcatgccaaccaccttgtcgcgccattccATGatatccttccctatgcggctaccaaaacgaagacctGCATCAATCAATGGCCACTTTTTTCATTTAAGATCCagatcttagctgtccaaggttaccagctaacgcatggcaacctttggccctagtttggccgcgcctaaacaaagccaaaaccctaacttttgtccgcgcctaaactgggccatattaaagccatactgatcatactttcatgccactggctaccaaacgaaaggttgcaataatcaacggctaccatcctcttaagatgcaaaatctcgaccgttgaaggtcaccaccgagccggcaagtctcccaagctcaactttccagaaaacaacaacatggtacatgttttccacgaaaacactcgagacatcaacacatgtcacaaactgggggatgctcattgggtattggtttggcggtttacagcgtgcggcgtacacacTACGCTCAttttaagaaagtgtcataagggtggggcggttagtaaatacaggaagtaatggtgaaacgctttcttttatggaacatcaattccaagtgttaccggttaccacctcctcccatttactcacccgttttccatttcttaatgaggccagagtacgtttcacttcgacttgtataaataggcattacctatttccatcgaACAAAAGTTCTAGTTAGGAGCATagaacactcagaaaacgtttgctagctttcccatttgttagcttcccactttctgatacaagtcacaaaacaactattcttccataatcaactattctggtatcaacactcttttcgcttccctccccaaaaccaacccttctcctcctatttgtgaccaaagcaattctggaacgaccatttcttggtttaggccggatttgtacagattgatctctcgaatctaaagtactcccctgcagtacattgtttaggatttagactcgtttctcacccacacacccaaaattaccgaaatcagcagaaactgttttcaccctcaaacaataggAAATCATAACGTCCTCTTTCGTGTATGATTTGTACGTAAACATCGCTAGTGATTGGTTGCATTCTCTCTCACTTTAATGGTTTCATAGATAAACTAGACCGAGAAGAAAGAAATGATTTGTGAACAGATCCATATGTGATCTTTGTATGAGGGTCATTTTCGACATGGATTAGTTGAAGCTTTGGACTGAATCGTTCATAAAAGGGCTAACTCATTTTAAATTAtgtaaatttggacctcctagtACCAGGCTTGAGATGACAGGACTAGAGTGTCTAAATCCCAACAAAATTGggattaaacgttaatttctacatGCTTATATGCATCAACTGTGTGGTGTGTTGTATTTTGTTCTTGCTTTTGGCTTCTGGGTTGGCCTTTTGTTTTTCCCATTTTGGTCCGGGGATGTATTAAGTTTATCAGTCCCTTGATAAACTATTCACACGTACATGATGTTGTAATACATATTAGTTTTCCTATTCTTATGTTGTAACAACTACTAGTCTTCCTATTCTTTAGCTTATTAGGTTTAGTCTTTCTATTCTTTAGCAGTACCTATTCTTTtgctttttttgtatatatatatcaatGAAAAGTATCTCAACAAAGTTGTGTGACAAACCAAAAGCCTGATTTCTTTATGGTATACAAGAGCTAGGTTAGTTTTTTCACTGCATCTTCATCCCCATGGATATTGAAGACGATCCTACCTCTTCAATGGTTTCTGATAAGGATTCTGGTCTTTCTCCAACTAGCCCTTACTATGTTCACCCATCATACAACCCAACCTATGTCATCTTCACACCTCTTCTTAATAGTGATAATTACTGCACTTGGGGAAGAAGCATGACCAAAGCTCTAAACGCCAAAGGGAAGACATGCTACATTGATGGTACTGTGAAGAAACCAATTAATCCAGCTGAACTCCTTCATTTGACACGCTGTGATGATTTAGTTGGCAGTTGGATCTCCAACTTTGTAGATCCAGAAATTCGACCCAGCACCATGAGCTTTCCATCTGCTCGTCAACAATGGCTGGAGATCAAGTCCCGTTTTTCACACCATAATGCATCTAAATTTTATGCGTTGAAGCAAGCAATCGCAAATTTGAAGCATGCCAACTTGAATGTTGCGATGTATTATACCCGTTTCAAATTTCTTTGGGATCAATTGGATGCTTTCAGGCCAACTCAACCGTGCATTTGCGGAGCAGGTAAAAATTATGTTGATTATCATCATCAGGATAGGTCAATGGAGTTTTTGCGGGGCTTACATGATAGATTTTCTCCCCTGGGAAGTAAAATTCTCCTCATGGAACCTCTACCATCCTCTGCAAAGATCCACAACCATGTCAGGCAAGAAGAGGAGCAATAAGGTATCAATTCTTCTCATGTTCCTTCAATTGAATCAGCAACTTTGAATGTTTCTCGTGATATGACTATAGACATCCACGGCCATCAACACAAACTGGAACCAATGGTGCCAATACGGGAAACAAACGTTCTAGACCATTCTGCGAACACTATAATAAACATGGTCACACCAAGGAAAACTGCTGGAAGCTCAATGGTTATCCCAAAGATTTACGCAGGCCCCGTGACATGGATTCTCATCATATTGTTGCTTCTATTGCCGCTCCTGCTACACCTAACATTACGCTTCCTTGGAAATGTTAGGTGCAGCAGGAGCGGCAATAACAACAGCAGTATGATGAGCATCCATGTCACGGGGCCTGGGTAAATCTTTGGGTTAACCGTTGAGCTTCCAACAGTTTTCCTTGGTGTGACCATGTTTATTATAATGTTCGCAGAATGGTCTAGAACGTTTGCTTCCCGTATTGGCACCATTGGTTCCAGTTTGTGTTGATGGTCGTGGATGTCTATAGTCATATCACGAGAAACATTCAAAGTTGCTGATTCAATTGAAGGAACATGAGAAGAATTGATACCTTATTGCTTCTCTTCTTTCCTGACATGGTTGTGGATCTTTGCAGAGGATGGCAGAGGTTCCATGAGGAGAATTTTACTTCGCTGGGGAGAAAATCTATCATGTAAGCCCCGCAAAAACTCCATTGACCTAtcctgatgatgatgatcaacataatttttacttgctccgcAAATACACGGTTTAATTGGCCTGAAAGCATCCAATTGATCGCAAAGAGATTTGAGACGGGTATAATACATCGCAACACTTAAGTTGGCCTGCTTCAAAGTTGCTATTGCTTGCTTCAATGCATTAAATTTAGATGCATTATGGTGTGAAAAACGAGACTTGATCTCCAGCCATTGTTCACGAGCAGATGGAAAGTTCATGGTGCTGGGTCGAATTTCTGGATCTACAGAGTTGAAGATCCAACTGCCAACTAAATCATCACAGCGTGTCCAATGAAGGAGTTCAGCTGGATTAATTGGTTTCTTCACAGTACCATCAATGTAGCATGTGTTCCCTTTGGCGCTTAGGTCTTTGGTCATGCCTCTTACCCAAGTGCAGTAGTTATCACTATTAAGTAGAGGTGTGAAGATGACAGAGGTTGGGTTGTCTGCTGGGTGAACATAGTAAGGGCTAGTTGGAGAAAGACCAGAATCCTTATCAGAAACCATTGAAGAGGTAGGCTCGTCTTCAATAGCCATGTGAATGAAGAtgcattcaaaaaaaaagaaaaactaacctACCTCTTGTATACCATAAAGAAATCAGGATTTTGGTTTCTCACACAACTGTGTTGAGATACTTTTcattgagatatatatatatagaaaaacgaaaaaaataagtACTGCTAAAGAATAGAAAGACTAGACCTCATAAGctaaaaaaaataggaaaactagTAGTCGTTGCAACCTAAGAATAGGGGAATTAATATGTATCACAACATCCTCTACGCGTGAATAGTTTATCAGGGACTGATAAACTTAATAGGTCAACATTTCATGTACTCTCTTTCTTCTTCAAGTAAATTTCATTTACCgatcagaaaaataaataaaataaacaatggCATGAGGAAATGCAAGTTGGTTGGTATCAGGTCTGCAGCTTAAAGGCTGTTTAGTGTTGGATACATTTGTTTTTATTCATCTCGAGCACCGGGAACTAGTTTCTTATGATATCGGTGATCAGTCCATTAATTTGTAACTGTAATAGTACATATTTTGGCGAAGCAAACAAGTGCCCCTCCAGCTATTCATGCGCCAGATGCAATGTCCAAAAGTGGTCACATTAACATTATATAGCGCCCAATGAACTTAAACATAGACAGATTCGCTGACATGgttaaaatgattttattttataattacaGGACTATTTTTTCTATGGTTAAAGTTCATTTTTCTTACATCCAGATACTTTACAATAAAATGACTTTATTCATTGCGATGGCAGAGTACACGAGAGGATCTCTCTTACAAGGTGATAAAACTGAAAAATAGACAATGGACAGTACAACGTAAGTGGGTCTTTGCATTGCAAGGTAGAGTAGCCGAAAATGCGAGGAATTAGTGGGTATTTTGTATGGTATTTATCAGTGACTTAAAGGATGTAATAGTACCGAATAAGCCACAAAGAGAACCAAACCCTATGAGGACGAAATTTAGAACCAAAAGAGGTTTTGAAAGTTGAGACCAAAAGATTTTGGTGTAAAAAGCACAAGGAAATATGATACAAATACTAATACTAACTAGGGAGCCAGTGAGACCAAGAACATATTGAAAGTAAGGTATCGATAAGGCTAAACCTAGGATTCCAATTAGCATTATCGATCCTAAACTACCTCTAATAAACATCCGCATCTGAGAACTCATTGAAGAAGGTAGTTTATGATCGACTTGCATTGCTATAGGAGCAAATTCAAGTGCATACTTTGTCATAGGTGTTAGAACCGTCGCCCATAATGCAATTTTAGTAAGTATGAGATGCTTAGGCATACTGAGGGTGATTTGAGAATTTACTCCTGGTCCAAACATTTTTGCACCCATAAAAGCAAGAGATGTATATAAAATCGTAACGATGCTGAAGCTCACAATAGACACCTGAAAATGAATACAGGATCACGAGTTAAATCGAAAAATGATGCACAATTCCGTTATATGTGATTACTAATTTGGATTATGTACCTTTGTGAATTTGGAAGGATCCTTCATGGATTTGTAAAGGTCCGGGAAAACAATATGACCCGCAAAACTAAATATGTAAAGACCGGATATCACAGGAATATTATGAAGTTGTAAAATAGGTATTGGCTGGTTAACTTTGACACCACCAAATGCTGCAGTACATAGTACTGTGATAAAGATAAGAAATGACATGAGAATGCCACCGGTTGAAAGGAACGATATGGAAGAGAGATCTCTTAACCATAAACTAGGTAATGCAACTATAACTGCAATCACTGTTAAGATTTGAGATGTTGTTAAATGAAGCCATGGCATATGAAGATTTGTTCCGGAAAAAACGGTAGTCAAGTTATCACTAAGTGAGATTGTGTACGAAACTAGGGCCATGAAGATTTCCATGTATATGAAGGTTGTCGCTATAACTCTTCCCTTCACACCAAATGCTTGTTGTCCAATATCCGAGTAATTCCTTGATTTTGCATTCTTCTCCAGACATTTTCCTAGTAAGTGTGAAGTGTATGCGCATGCTATTCCAAGTCCTATAAGTAAGAACACTGAAGCCCAGCCACCATTTTGTAGAGCATAGGGAGTTGATAGTTGTCCAAGCCCTAGtaaaatatgaaaaagaaaatgtTGATTAAACCTCCACCTAGGATATCGATTACGCATAAAAATAAACATTGAAAAATAAGTAAAATCATGGACATCCCACACCGGGTGGAACCAGGTAGGGGTAAGAGGGTTAGTTTCCCGGCCCACTTGCTGACTTTCTCCTCCAACCTTTTTTTCCCATCCCAAATTATTTACAGACCCCAGGAACGAATTACAATAAACTTGTATGTATAGTTAAGGAAAGAGC
This genomic stretch from Papaver somniferum cultivar HN1 chromosome 5, ASM357369v1, whole genome shotgun sequence harbors:
- the LOC113278350 gene encoding amino acid transporter AVT1H-like — its product is MSSVLMWMNSLIWKFSPCIELDTSAIPTRKKVLTESVNGESLRTKWGSCDVCVEENKVCKCNQGKDDEVMAIINENGEKHIKADSSFTHSVINMVGMLIGLGQLSTPYALQNGGWASVFLLIGLGIACAYTSHLLGKCLEKNAKSRNYSDIGQQAFGVKGRVIATTFIYMEIFMALVSYTISLSDNLTTVFSGTNLHMPWLHLTTSQILTVIAVIVALPSLWLRDLSSISFLSTGGILMSFLIFITVLCTAAFGGVKVNQPIPILQLHNIPVISGLYIFSFAGHIVFPDLYKSMKDPSKFTKVSIVSFSIVTILYTSLAFMGAKMFGPGVNSQITLSMPKHLILTKIALWATVLTPMTKYALEFAPIAMQVDHKLPSSMSSQMRMFIRGSLGSIMLIGILGLALSIPYFQYVLGLTGSLVSISICIIFPCAFYTKIFWSQLSKPLLVLNFVLIGFGSLCGLFGTITSFKSLINTIQNTH